In Mastigocladopsis repens PCC 10914, a single window of DNA contains:
- a CDS encoding outer membrane beta-barrel protein, translating into MKLAKLATSALVFASVVLSAGMASAQVAPTRGMTANYLGAGVAAGVTNGGQDNDAATFGGNIQGRFAVPQAPVSVRGSVLFGGDSTAAMPILTYDAPIGKNTNVYIGGGYSFQTDEGQASQLGNQNAPVLTLGAETEVAKNIIVYGDAKWGIDAYENSSADALSLQTGVGLRF; encoded by the coding sequence TTCGGCTGGAATGGCTTCGGCTCAAGTCGCTCCAACACGCGGTATGACTGCTAACTACCTTGGTGCTGGTGTTGCAGCTGGTGTCACCAATGGCGGACAAGATAACGATGCGGCTACATTCGGTGGTAATATTCAAGGACGATTTGCTGTTCCTCAAGCACCTGTGTCTGTTCGTGGTTCTGTTCTGTTTGGTGGCGATTCAACCGCAGCTATGCCCATCCTGACTTACGATGCGCCAATTGGCAAAAACACTAACGTTTACATCGGTGGTGGTTACTCCTTTCAGACAGACGAAGGACAAGCAAGCCAATTGGGAAATCAGAATGCACCTGTCTTAACCCTTGGTGCTGAAACAGAAGTTGCCAAAAACATCATTGTGTATGGCGATGCCAAGTGGGGTATTGACGCATACGAAAACAGTTCTGCTGATGCCCTCAGTCTCCAAACAGGAGTTGGCTTGCGCTTCTAA
- the crcB gene encoding fluoride efflux transporter CrcB, which translates to MLQNPAIRTPVAISLGAIAGALSRYYLGLWFNQLFGTDFPYSTLIINISGCFVMGFFTTLSLGRLITIHPDVRLLVTTGFLGSYTTFSTYELDIVKLLQQGSLEISLLYCLSSAVLGLFSLQLGIALAKFIYIKEEL; encoded by the coding sequence ATGCTGCAAAATCCTGCAATTCGTACCCCTGTTGCTATCAGTCTTGGCGCAATTGCTGGGGCGCTTTCGCGCTATTACCTCGGTTTGTGGTTCAATCAACTTTTCGGTACAGATTTTCCCTACAGTACCCTAATTATTAATATCAGTGGTTGTTTTGTTATGGGTTTCTTTACTACCCTGTCTCTAGGACGATTGATAACAATTCATCCTGATGTTAGGCTGCTAGTTACCACAGGCTTTTTAGGGTCATATACCACGTTCTCGACTTATGAGTTAGATATAGTTAAGTTACTTCAACAAGGCAGCTTAGAAATTAGTTTACTCTACTGTTTAAGTAGTGCTGTATTAGGATTGTTTAGCCTTCAGCTAGGAATTGCTTTGGCTAAATTTATCTATATCAAGGAGGAATTATGA
- the crcB gene encoding fluoride efflux transporter CrcB, translating to MNSATHALIAISLGAIPGALSRYYLTLFFARCFGTAFPYGTLFINITGAFLMGFFTTLTSKVVIFPAVQLLVAVGFLGSYTTFSTYALDSSNLLRTRDYKAALLYWFGSPVLGFFSIELGILLAKVL from the coding sequence ATGAATTCTGCAACTCATGCTCTCATCGCAATCAGCTTGGGAGCAATTCCTGGTGCTCTCTCGCGCTATTACCTCACTTTATTTTTTGCGCGTTGCTTCGGGACAGCATTCCCCTATGGAACTTTGTTCATCAACATCACTGGGGCTTTTTTGATGGGCTTTTTTACTACCCTCACATCAAAGGTAGTGATTTTTCCGGCTGTACAATTATTAGTGGCAGTAGGCTTTTTAGGTTCTTACACCACGTTTTCCACTTATGCTTTAGATAGCTCAAATCTATTACGAACGAGAGACTATAAAGCTGCTTTGCTTTACTGGTTTGGTAGTCCAGTCTTAGGGTTTTTTAGTATAGAATTGGGAATTTTATTAGCAAAGGTATTATGA
- a CDS encoding CHAT domain-containing protein: MSRLVILSLGQGNLKAGFPFVTAHIWELDNFYQMQFTASLPAAPEIDEMYRKLQSIYSVFYHRLRWSLDIEEIDDVFEIEEAGITNVSDRDINYFCQELRILINAWLNSIEFRKIEHQLRTQLIPSEEIHFIIETNDDLLRRLPWHLWSFFEDYPKAELALSALEYQKTHKFNTKAQKSKVRILAIFGSSERIDISQDMAFLEQLSTGAEIEFLVEPTPDKFHNQLWQQDWDILFFAGHSCSQEKGYLQLNQKDTISLDQLKYALKQAISRGLRLAIFNSCDGLGLAQQLQDLQIPQVIVMREPVPDVVAQEFLKYFLAEFSRGQSLYTAMRSARARLQQLEGEYPCASWLPVICTNPAEPPMVWQVHQSHTQRVDKVGSLVATSPRIKPTTHPCRSQAFSKTAKPNLLASYSFPIVDNRRLQTLLVASVFVAASVIGVRHLGRLTSWNSSAYSNLILDRNISNSPFPFF, from the coding sequence ATGAGTAGGTTAGTGATTTTAAGCTTGGGTCAGGGAAATTTAAAAGCAGGCTTTCCCTTTGTGACGGCACATATTTGGGAATTAGACAACTTCTACCAGATGCAATTTACTGCAAGTCTACCAGCAGCACCCGAAATTGACGAAATGTACCGCAAGTTGCAGTCAATATATTCAGTTTTTTATCATCGCTTGAGATGGAGCTTAGACATTGAAGAAATTGATGATGTTTTTGAAATTGAAGAGGCTGGCATTACTAATGTTTCTGACAGAGATATCAACTATTTCTGCCAGGAATTGCGAATTCTTATCAATGCGTGGCTCAACTCAATAGAGTTTCGCAAAATTGAACACCAATTACGCACGCAATTAATACCTTCTGAAGAAATTCACTTCATTATTGAAACCAACGATGATTTACTGCGGCGGCTGCCCTGGCATTTATGGAGTTTCTTTGAAGATTATCCTAAAGCAGAATTGGCTTTAAGTGCTTTAGAATATCAAAAAACACATAAATTTAATACAAAAGCTCAAAAATCCAAAGTCAGAATTTTAGCAATATTTGGGAGTAGTGAAAGAATTGATATCAGTCAGGATATGGCTTTTTTAGAGCAATTATCAACTGGTGCAGAAATTGAATTTTTAGTAGAGCCTACACCAGACAAGTTCCATAACCAGCTTTGGCAACAAGATTGGGATATTCTCTTTTTTGCAGGTCATAGTTGCAGTCAAGAAAAAGGTTATCTTCAACTCAATCAAAAAGACACTATTAGCCTTGATCAATTAAAGTATGCTCTCAAGCAAGCTATTAGCCGTGGATTACGTTTAGCCATTTTCAACTCTTGTGATGGTTTGGGGTTAGCGCAGCAGCTACAGGATTTGCAAATTCCTCAAGTTATTGTTATGCGAGAGCCTGTACCGGATGTAGTCGCTCAAGAATTTTTAAAGTATTTTCTAGCGGAATTTTCCCGTGGACAGTCTTTATATACTGCAATGCGTTCTGCACGAGCAAGACTGCAACAACTCGAGGGAGAATATCCATGTGCCAGTTGGTTACCAGTTATTTGCACCAATCCCGCCGAACCACCGATGGTTTGGCAAGTGCATCAAAGTCACACTCAAAGAGTGGACAAAGTAGGTTCCCTAGTAGCAACTTCTCCTAGGATTAAGCCTACTACTCACCCTTGTAGAAGCCAGGCTTTCTCTAAAACTGCCAAGCCGAATCTGTTAGCTAGCTATAGCTTTCCCATTGTGGATAACCGCCGTCTTCAAACCCTGTTGGTAGCGAGTGTCTTTGTAGCAGCTAGTGTGATAGGAGTGCGTCATCTAGGGAGGCTAACATCTTGGAATTCATCCGCTTATAGCAATTTAATTCTTGATCGCAATATTTCAAATTCCCCTTTCCCATTTTTTTAA
- a CDS encoding amidase: protein MNQVDLAFTPALEQAQLIRRREVSPLELVEVYLERISKLNPQLGSYFTVMAEQAIADAKAKTEMLPSASELPPFFGVPISIKDLNHVAGIPCNYGNPALLNNIPDYDDGVVVKIKQAGFILLGKTATSELGSFPYTEPTGFPPARNPWNLEYTPGGSSGGAAAAVAAGLCAIAQGSDGGGSIRGPAACCGVVGIKPSRGRVSHAPVGDRLSGIATNGSIARTVADAAALLDVMSGYIVGDPYWLSDPEPSFLAVTKEQPGSLRIAYATSIPPLGKANANCEQGVLQTVQLLQELGHTVEQKSPDFSGLVEPFQVVWQSNVAASGIPAQILQPMNRWLLARTSSAGEYLQAVYQMQAVARQIIAFFDSIDVLVLPVYLHSPIRVGEWANLSPEETFHKIISWVAPCPPANATGQPAIALPVGFDELGLPMSVQLVGRPAAEATLISLAAQLEAAKPWIQHRPALG, encoded by the coding sequence ATGAATCAAGTAGATTTAGCTTTTACCCCGGCACTAGAACAGGCACAGTTAATCCGTCGTCGAGAAGTGTCGCCTTTGGAGTTGGTGGAAGTCTATTTAGAACGTATTTCTAAGTTAAATCCCCAACTTGGAAGTTATTTTACAGTGATGGCAGAGCAAGCGATCGCAGATGCCAAAGCCAAAACAGAAATGCTCCCAAGTGCATCAGAACTGCCACCCTTTTTTGGAGTGCCAATTTCTATTAAAGACCTGAACCATGTTGCTGGTATTCCTTGTAACTATGGGAATCCTGCACTACTGAATAATATTCCTGACTATGATGATGGAGTCGTAGTCAAGATTAAGCAAGCTGGGTTTATTCTTCTAGGGAAAACAGCCACTTCAGAATTAGGTTCTTTTCCTTACACAGAACCAACGGGATTTCCTCCAGCTAGAAATCCCTGGAATTTAGAATATACCCCAGGCGGTTCGAGTGGTGGAGCAGCCGCAGCGGTAGCAGCAGGATTGTGCGCGATCGCTCAAGGTTCTGATGGTGGTGGCTCAATTCGTGGACCGGCGGCTTGTTGTGGTGTTGTAGGAATCAAGCCATCAAGAGGACGGGTGTCTCATGCGCCAGTGGGCGATCGCCTTAGTGGTATTGCGACGAATGGTTCAATAGCGCGTACTGTTGCTGATGCAGCTGCTCTTTTAGATGTCATGTCTGGTTACATCGTGGGTGATCCATATTGGTTAAGCGATCCAGAACCATCATTTCTTGCTGTCACAAAAGAACAACCAGGCAGTTTGCGAATTGCCTATGCTACGAGTATCCCTCCTTTAGGGAAAGCTAACGCTAACTGTGAGCAAGGCGTTCTGCAAACAGTGCAATTATTACAAGAACTTGGTCATACTGTTGAACAGAAAAGCCCAGATTTTAGTGGATTAGTTGAACCATTTCAAGTTGTTTGGCAATCGAACGTAGCTGCGTCGGGAATTCCTGCTCAAATTTTGCAGCCAATGAACCGCTGGCTGCTAGCTAGAACGAGTTCTGCGGGTGAGTACCTGCAAGCAGTTTACCAAATGCAGGCGGTGGCAAGACAAATCATCGCATTTTTCGACTCGATAGATGTGCTTGTGTTGCCGGTTTACCTACATTCACCCATCCGCGTAGGAGAATGGGCAAACTTAAGTCCTGAAGAGACATTTCACAAGATTATTAGTTGGGTTGCGCCTTGTCCCCCAGCCAATGCGACCGGACAACCAGCGATCGCTCTTCCTGTAGGTTTTGACGAGCTAGGTTTACCGATGAGTGTACAGTTGGTGGGACGCCCCGCAGCGGAAGCCACTCTCATTAGTTTAGCAGCGCAACTGGAAGCTGCAAAACCTTGGATTCAGCATCGTCCTGCTTTAGGATGA
- a CDS encoding class I SAM-dependent methyltransferase: protein MNPTSLFSGRATDYAQYRPSYPTEAITTILEGLDHPSQLVAADIGAGTGIASRLLGDRGVKVIAIEPNAEMRLAATEHLMVEFSSATAEETGLPDASVDLVTCFQSFHWFNPSPTLWEFRRILKSSGRLALVWGIWDEDDSFTKELERLVLQASNNLPGLPSRESMVSPLLESSYFQKVRQTTFPYQQWLDLQGLIALAQSQGFVPLSGGEQQQLVTQLQKLHEQAADSSGKVCVVYHTNIYLTEPMV from the coding sequence ATGAACCCTACGAGTTTGTTCTCCGGTAGAGCAACAGATTATGCTCAATATCGACCAAGCTACCCAACAGAGGCGATCACTACCATCCTAGAAGGACTTGACCACCCATCACAGCTAGTTGCAGCCGATATTGGAGCCGGGACAGGTATCGCTTCACGGTTGTTAGGCGATCGCGGAGTAAAAGTCATTGCCATCGAGCCAAATGCGGAAATGAGACTAGCGGCAACTGAGCACCTAATGGTAGAATTTAGCTCGGCAACAGCAGAAGAGACAGGTTTACCTGATGCATCGGTTGACCTCGTGACTTGTTTTCAATCTTTCCACTGGTTTAACCCTTCTCCAACTCTTTGGGAGTTTCGCCGCATCTTAAAGTCATCTGGACGGCTTGCTCTGGTTTGGGGTATCTGGGATGAGGACGACTCATTTACTAAAGAACTTGAGCGCTTAGTTTTGCAGGCATCTAATAATCTTCCTGGATTACCAAGCCGTGAGTCAATGGTCAGCCCACTTTTGGAAAGTTCTTACTTCCAAAAAGTCCGTCAAACGACTTTTCCCTATCAGCAATGGTTAGATTTACAAGGATTAATTGCTCTTGCCCAAAGCCAAGGCTTTGTGCCACTATCAGGGGGAGAACAACAACAGCTTGTCACCCAATTGCAAAAGCTACACGAGCAGGCGGCTGATAGTAGCGGCAAAGTTTGTGTCGTCTACCATACCAATATTTACCTTACTGAACCAATGGTGTAA
- a CDS encoding FHA domain-containing serine/threonine-protein kinase, protein MIGQLLAGHYKVLEVLGEGGFGQTYIAEDIHLPGKPKCVLKHLKTSSTDPDILEAARRLFQKEAETLQQLGNHDQIPRLLAYFEENQEFYLVQEFISGHTLSMELPPGKRWTERHTLEMLIEVLGILEFVHSHGVIHRDIKPDNIIRRASDNKFVLIDFGAIKQLRSQTAVGTGRNNITLIIGTRGYMPSEQIRRLPRPSSDIYALGMMGIQALTGVYPNELQDDPNTGEILWQYLTTISPGLAAVLTKMTRYHFKDRYQTVTEVLQALRELAIVETSDTTNILHELSLEWEENGQVKNRKILEKQQSKNPGRGVRIGRDPQVCDIVLPDPTVSALHIEIFFHQQKQKFYLRNLRQMNPPIIDGQLLLAGEMPLSIGSSIRLGQQSFTVSTIVCKEYPGGYVPIEYSIVPIALQQPATKTIRIPKVRKFEKNSLEVLLTSPSIVSPSPIKVPKLLGAGAAAFVSAIGGFTFLNPDHTGGSHVQQNFISQQPQMCRIISPPGGRFSAKLRPAPQTEVGAMKQLSLGVMVLFVQRRGDFVEVKLPDGTQGWLFGDELQPCTASKVTKKG, encoded by the coding sequence ATGATTGGTCAGTTACTAGCAGGACATTATAAAGTCCTTGAAGTATTAGGTGAGGGGGGCTTTGGGCAAACTTACATTGCTGAGGACATTCACCTCCCTGGGAAACCTAAATGCGTCCTCAAACATCTCAAAACTTCTAGTACCGACCCTGACATTTTAGAAGCTGCCAGAAGGCTTTTTCAAAAAGAAGCTGAAACTTTGCAACAGTTGGGCAACCATGATCAGATACCCAGGCTTTTAGCTTATTTTGAAGAGAACCAAGAATTTTACTTGGTGCAAGAATTTATTAGCGGACATACCTTGAGTATGGAACTTCCTCCAGGAAAAAGATGGACGGAACGCCATACTCTTGAAATGCTCATTGAGGTACTGGGTATTTTAGAATTTGTTCACAGCCACGGGGTCATTCATCGCGATATCAAACCTGACAATATCATCAGACGTGCTTCAGACAATAAATTTGTCCTGATAGACTTTGGAGCTATTAAGCAACTGCGAAGCCAAACGGCGGTTGGAACGGGACGAAACAACATCACTCTCATCATCGGAACTCGGGGATACATGCCCTCCGAACAAATCAGACGTTTACCACGTCCTAGCAGTGATATTTATGCGCTGGGGATGATGGGTATTCAGGCACTGACGGGGGTGTATCCGAACGAACTTCAAGATGACCCAAATACAGGAGAAATACTGTGGCAATATCTAACAACTATCAGTCCGGGGTTAGCTGCTGTCCTCACTAAGATGACGCGCTATCACTTCAAAGACCGTTATCAGACAGTAACTGAGGTATTGCAAGCGCTACGAGAATTAGCGATAGTTGAAACTTCTGATACCACAAATATCCTTCATGAACTCTCTTTAGAGTGGGAGGAAAACGGACAGGTCAAAAATCGCAAAATTCTTGAGAAGCAACAAAGTAAAAACCCTGGTAGAGGAGTCCGCATTGGTCGTGACCCTCAAGTATGCGATATTGTTTTACCAGATCCAACGGTGTCCGCTTTACATATTGAAATTTTCTTTCATCAGCAAAAGCAGAAATTTTATTTGCGGAATCTGCGCCAGATGAATCCTCCTATCATTGACGGACAGTTGCTTCTAGCAGGTGAAATGCCCCTTTCTATTGGCAGCAGTATACGTTTAGGGCAACAAAGTTTTACGGTGAGTACTATTGTTTGCAAGGAATATCCTGGTGGATACGTACCCATAGAATACTCGATTGTTCCGATCGCACTGCAACAACCTGCTACTAAGACTATCCGGATACCAAAAGTTAGAAAGTTTGAGAAAAATTCACTTGAAGTTCTATTGACTAGTCCGTCGATTGTGTCTCCTTCACCTATTAAAGTACCAAAATTACTTGGGGCGGGTGCGGCAGCTTTTGTGAGTGCAATTGGTGGCTTTACGTTTTTGAATCCTGATCATACAGGTGGAAGCCATGTACAACAGAATTTCATATCACAGCAACCACAAATGTGCCGGATCATTTCTCCACCTGGTGGCAGATTTTCGGCTAAATTACGCCCTGCACCTCAAACAGAGGTTGGCGCTATGAAACAACTGAGTCTAGGTGTAATGGTCTTATTTGTTCAAAGGCGAGGAGACTTTGTAGAAGTTAAACTACCTGATGGAACTCAAGGCTGGCTTTTTGGCGATGAACTACAGCCTTGTACTGCATCAAAAGTGACTAAAAAAGGATGA
- a CDS encoding DUF924 family protein: MSQAKEILEFWFGSPNEPDYGKPKPFWFSKKPEFDEELQIRFLTDYQKAAAGYLDDWINSSNSCLALILLLDQFPRNMFRDTPQAFATDWEALSAAQHAIALGYDQKLLPVQRWFIYLPFEHSENLEHQRQAVRLFQQLSNDPESTSCIDYAMRHMQVIQRFGRFPHRNEILGRVSTSEEKEFLKQTGSSF, translated from the coding sequence ATGTCACAGGCAAAAGAAATTTTGGAATTTTGGTTCGGTAGTCCTAATGAACCAGATTATGGAAAACCAAAGCCTTTCTGGTTCAGTAAAAAACCGGAGTTTGATGAAGAACTACAAATCCGGTTTCTAACAGATTACCAAAAAGCGGCAGCAGGATATCTCGACGACTGGATCAATTCCTCTAACAGTTGTTTAGCATTGATTCTGCTGTTGGATCAGTTTCCCCGAAATATGTTTCGCGATACTCCCCAAGCCTTTGCCACTGACTGGGAAGCACTTTCAGCAGCCCAGCATGCTATTGCATTAGGATATGACCAAAAGCTATTACCCGTACAACGTTGGTTTATTTACTTGCCTTTTGAACACAGCGAGAACCTAGAGCATCAGCGTCAAGCAGTGCGGCTATTTCAGCAACTGAGCAACGACCCTGAGAGTACGAGTTGCATTGATTATGCCATGCGCCATATGCAAGTGATTCAACGTTTTGGGCGTTTTCCCCATCGCAATGAGATTTTGGGAAGAGTCTCAACTTCAGAAGAAAAGGAGTTTTTGAAGCAGACAGGCTCATCATTTTAA
- a CDS encoding SRPBCC family protein, with protein sequence MSASFISDSVPTGSDMAWSQDKQRLLMQGEILVQTRSHTAWGGAVTAGMYLPLVRSHVWQQITDYPRWVQYFPDVTKSEVLQRGEVKRLYQAAQKAFFFFTAQVEIYLHVVEDIGQHIQFRLEKGSFNDFTANLELEDCGDGTLLSYTVQATPTIPIPSLFIQQAMNFELPANMRKMRQVLCKGE encoded by the coding sequence ATGTCTGCGTCCTTTATCTCAGACTCGGTTCCCACAGGTTCAGACATGGCTTGGAGTCAGGACAAACAAAGGTTACTGATGCAGGGCGAAATTCTGGTGCAAACGCGATCGCATACAGCTTGGGGTGGTGCTGTCACTGCCGGGATGTATTTGCCCTTAGTGCGATCGCACGTTTGGCAGCAGATAACAGATTACCCGCGTTGGGTGCAGTATTTTCCTGATGTGACTAAAAGCGAAGTTTTGCAACGTGGTGAGGTTAAACGTCTTTATCAAGCGGCACAAAAAGCCTTTTTCTTCTTCACTGCCCAAGTGGAAATTTACCTTCATGTTGTGGAAGATATCGGGCAGCACATACAATTTAGGCTAGAAAAAGGAAGTTTCAACGATTTTACAGCCAATTTAGAGCTAGAAGATTGTGGTGATGGAACTTTGCTGAGCTATACTGTGCAAGCTACCCCTACTATTCCCATACCGTCACTGTTCATTCAACAAGCCATGAATTTTGAATTGCCTGCGAATATGCGTAAAATGCGACAAGTTCTTTGTAAGGGTGAATAA
- a CDS encoding aldo/keto reductase, translated as METITLGQNGPAVTPLCIGTWAWGDKLFWNYGNNYGADQLQAAFTAALEVGVTFFDTAEIYGFGLSEELLGQFLQKTEQKVQIATKFGPFPWRFIGQSVADALTDSLKRLQLERVALYQVHWPFSFFMSQDTLMNALADEVKRGRIEAVGVSNYSAQQMREAHQILAARGVPLAVNQVRYSLLTRQIETNGILKTARELGVTILAYSPLAQGLLTGKYTPDSANTPKDARRINPQFSKEGLQKIEPVISLLRQLGDKHGRTPAQVALRWLIDQGNVIPIAGAKTAEQVRQNAGALGWRLGDDEIKQLAEVSRLYK; from the coding sequence GTGGAAACTATCACATTGGGGCAAAATGGTCCGGCTGTTACACCCCTTTGCATTGGTACTTGGGCATGGGGTGATAAGCTCTTTTGGAATTATGGCAACAACTACGGTGCAGATCAGTTGCAAGCAGCTTTTACAGCAGCCTTAGAGGTTGGTGTCACCTTCTTTGATACCGCTGAAATTTACGGATTTGGACTTTCCGAGGAACTTTTGGGGCAATTCTTGCAAAAAACAGAGCAAAAGGTGCAGATTGCGACCAAATTTGGTCCATTCCCCTGGCGATTTATAGGTCAGTCTGTCGCCGATGCCCTCACAGATAGTCTTAAACGCTTACAATTAGAGCGAGTTGCTCTGTATCAGGTGCATTGGCCCTTTAGCTTCTTTATGAGTCAAGACACCTTGATGAATGCTCTTGCAGATGAAGTGAAGCGGGGCAGAATAGAAGCAGTAGGCGTCAGTAATTACTCAGCACAGCAAATGCGGGAAGCGCACCAAATACTAGCTGCGCGTGGAGTCCCTTTGGCTGTGAATCAAGTACGTTACTCTTTGCTCACTCGCCAAATTGAGACAAATGGCATTCTCAAAACTGCCCGTGAGTTAGGTGTGACAATTTTGGCGTATAGTCCTTTAGCTCAAGGCTTACTGACAGGGAAATACACTCCTGATAGTGCTAACACTCCCAAAGATGCCAGAAGGATAAACCCCCAATTTAGTAAAGAAGGGTTGCAGAAAATTGAACCTGTGATATCTTTGCTACGCCAGCTTGGAGACAAGCATGGACGCACACCAGCCCAAGTTGCCTTGAGGTGGTTAATTGATCAAGGAAACGTCATTCCTATTGCTGGGGCGAAAACAGCCGAACAGGTACGGCAGAATGCAGGCGCTTTGGGTTGGAGATTGGGTGATGATGAGATTAAGCAGTTAGCGGAAGTGAGTCGTCTTTACAAGTAA
- a CDS encoding circadian clock KaiB family protein has translation MTPDKPPLPQLFKGIALFTPGGDLIYCIDPTKQGRWHLHLCATLQEILDLPEPPHFLVPCYTATIDHWLDPRTQHIQTFAEAYPAVMRHQAVLNAIFGTGELGWQSAPWQEGLCDRLVLATYRSTFPQLWEDHDLVMRLDLPTPSYYQSVTSAQQPQSKTKGYVLRLFVAGHSATTERILQNLHELLEKYLGNPYTLKVIDVLTNPEQAESNQVSATPTLVKVWPHPIRRIVGDLDNVEKILQMLAGQENW, from the coding sequence TTGACTCCCGATAAACCACCTCTACCTCAACTGTTTAAAGGCATTGCACTGTTTACACCTGGAGGTGATTTAATTTACTGCATCGACCCTACCAAGCAAGGTCGATGGCATTTACATTTGTGCGCTACGTTGCAGGAAATTCTGGACTTACCAGAACCGCCTCACTTCTTAGTGCCTTGCTACACGGCGACTATAGACCATTGGTTAGATCCACGCACCCAACATATACAGACTTTTGCCGAAGCTTATCCGGCAGTTATGCGACATCAAGCTGTACTTAACGCTATTTTTGGTACAGGAGAGCTAGGATGGCAATCTGCACCTTGGCAGGAAGGGTTGTGCGATCGCCTGGTATTGGCAACATATCGTTCCACATTTCCCCAGCTTTGGGAAGACCACGACTTAGTTATGCGCCTCGACCTTCCAACTCCTTCGTACTATCAATCAGTTACATCCGCACAACAACCCCAATCAAAAACAAAAGGCTATGTTCTCCGCTTATTTGTCGCAGGACATAGTGCTACCACTGAACGAATTTTACAGAATTTACACGAACTTTTAGAAAAATATCTTGGCAATCCTTATACTCTCAAAGTCATTGACGTTTTAACAAATCCAGAACAAGCAGAATCCAATCAAGTTTCTGCAACTCCCACCCTGGTCAAAGTTTGGCCTCACCCAATACGCAGAATTGTTGGGGATTTGGATAATGTAGAGAAAATCTTACAAATGTTGGCTGGTCAGGAAAACTGGTAA